A single Mustela lutreola isolate mMusLut2 chromosome X, mMusLut2.pri, whole genome shotgun sequence DNA region contains:
- the NDUFB11 gene encoding NADH dehydrogenase [ubiquinone] 1 beta subcomplex subunit 11, mitochondrial, whose translation MAAGLLSWSARRLLAVAATRGLPAARVRWESSSARAVIAPSAMAGKRTPAPTVRWQEDPDPEDENLYEKNPDSHGYDKDPVVDLWNMRVVFFFGFSIVLVLGSTFIAYLPDYRMQEWARREAERLVKYREANGLPIMESNCFDPSKIQLPEDED comes from the exons ATGGCGGCCGGACTGTTGAGTTGGAGCGCTCGCCGCCTTTTGGCAGTAGCGGCGACGCGAGGGCTCCCAGCCGCCCGCGTTCGCTGGGAGTCCAGCTCGGCCAGGGCCGTGATCGCCCCGTCGGCTATGGCTGGAAAGCGGACCCCGGCACCGACCGTACGCTGGCAGGAGGACCCAGATCCGGAGGACGAAAACCTCTacgagaag AACCCAGACTCCCACGGTTATGACAAGGACCCTGTTGTGGACCTCTGGAACATGCGGGTCGTCTTTTTCTTTGGGTTCTCCATCGTCTTGGTCCTTGGCAGCACCTTTATAGCTTATCTGCCTGATTACAG AATGCAGGAGTGGGCCCGCCGAGAAGCTGAGAGGCTTGTTAAATACCGAGAGGCCAATGGCCTCCCCATCATGGAATCCAACTGCTTTGACCCCAGCAAGATCCAGCTACCAGAGGATGAGGACTGA